In the Silurus meridionalis isolate SWU-2019-XX chromosome 6, ASM1480568v1, whole genome shotgun sequence genome, one interval contains:
- the cct7 gene encoding T-complex protein 1 subunit eta produces MMPTQVILLKEGTDTSQGVPQLVSNINACQVISEAVRTTLGPRGMDKLIVDNRGKATISNDGATILKLLDVVHPAAKTLVDIARSQDAEVGDGTTSVTLLAAEFLKQLKSYVEEGLHPQTIIRSFRTSTHLAVKKIKEIAVTVKKDDKHEQRCLLEKCAATAMNSKLIAGQKDFFSKMVVDAVMMLDELLPLKMIGMKKVQGGALEDSQLVAGVAFKKTFSYAGFEMQPKRYDNPKIALLNIELELKAEKENAEVRVSNVEDYQAIVDAEWNILYDKLEKIYKSGAKVVLSKLPIGDVATQYFADRDLFCAGRVQEEDLKRTMMACGGSIQTSVGSLTDDVLGRCVLFEEVQVGGDRYNFFKGCPKATTCTFILRGGAEQFMEETERSLHDAIMIVRRAIKSDSIVAGGGAIEMELSKYLRDYSRTIPGKQQLLMGAYAKALEIIPRQLCDNAGFDATNILNKLRAKHAQGGMWYGVDVNNEDIADNFQACVWEPSVVRINALTAASEAACLILSVDETIKNPRSGGDGPPAPGGRGRGRGRPHAH; encoded by the exons ATGATG CCCACACAAGTAATCCTTCTGAAAGAGGGGACAGACACGTCCCAGGGTGTCCCCCAGCTTGTCAGCAACATCAATGCCTGCCAGGTGATTTCCGAGGCTGTGCGCACTACGCTGGGTCCCCGTGGCATGGACAAACTTATTGTGGACAACAGAG gtaAAGCCACCATCTCTAACGATGGAGCGACCATCCTAAAGCTGCTGGATGTGGTTCACCCTGCAGCCAAAACCCTGGTTGATATCGCCCGCTCTCAGGATGCTGAG GTCGGCGATGGTACCACCTCTGTAACGCTGCTTGCGGCAGAGTTTCTGAAGCAGCTGAAGTCGTATGTAGAGGAGGGGCTTCACCCTCAGACCATCATCCGTTCTTTCCGCACTTCCACGCATCTCGCTGTCAAAAAGATTAAAGAGATCGCAGTCACCGTCAAAAAGGACGACAAGCA CGAGCAGAGGTGTTTGCTGGAGAAGTGCGCTGCCACCGCGATGAACTCGAAGCTGATTGCTGGCCAGAAGGACTTCTTCTCTAAGATGGTGGTGGATGCGGTGATGATGCTGGATGAGCTGCTGCCACTTAAGATGATTGGCATGAAGAAAGTTCAAGGTGGAGCTTTGGAG GACTCTCAGCTGGTGGCTGGTGTGGCCTTTAAAAAGACCTTCTCTTACGCTGGCTTTGAGATGCAGCCTAAGCGTTACGATAATCCTAAAATCGCTCTGCTCAACATTGAGCTGGAGCTGAAAGCGGAGAAGGAAAACGCTGAAGTCCGTGTCAGCAACGTGGAG GACTATCAAGCCATTGTGGATGCAGAATGGAACATCCTTTATGATAAGCTGGAGAAGATCTACAAGTCTGGAGCTAAAGTGGTGCTGTCCAAACTGCCCATTGGAGATGTTGCTACACAGTACTTTGCAGATAGAGATCTGTTCTGCGCTGGCCGGGTCCAGGAGGAGGATCTGAAGAGAACCATGATG GCCTGCGGTGGCTCTATCCAGACCAGTGTTGGCTCCCTCACTGATGATGTGCTGGGTCGCTGTGTGCTCTTTGAGGAGGTGCAGGTTGGAGGAGATAG GTACAACTTCTTCAAAGGCTGCCCCAAGGCCACGACCTGCACCTTCATCCTGAGGGGTGGAGCTGAACAGTTTATGGAGGAGACGGAGAGATCTCTTCATGATGCAATTATGATCGTACGCAGAGCCATCAAG AGTGACTCAATTGTGGCTGGAGGTGGTGCTATAGAGATGGAGTTGTCAAAATATTTGAGGGATTATTCCAGGACCATCCCAGGCAAGCAGCAGCTTCTGATGGGAGCCTACGCAAAAGCGCTGGAGATCATTCCCAGACAGTTGTGTGATAATGCTGGCTTTGATGCAACTAATATTCTGAACAAGCTCCGGGCCAAACATGCACAG gGTGGAATGTGGTACGGTGTGGACGTGAACAATGAGGACATCGCTGATAATTTCCAGGCGTGTGTGTGGGAACCATCCGTTGTGCGCATCAACGCTCTGACCGCTGCGTCTGAGGCTGCCTGCCTTATTCTGTCTGTGGATGAGACCATCAAGAACCCCCGCTCTGGTGGCGACGGCCCTCCAGCACCTGGTGGAAGAGGCAGGGGTCGTGGTAGACCTCATGCCCACTAG
- the hspa12b gene encoding heat shock 70 kDa protein 12B: MMAELLQPSTNSLQVPDDDRSRSTSPSSSPSPYRNDCSIAPITPSPSPRAEMRPRVASPFSVVVAIDFGTTSSGYAFSFTEDPEVIHMMRRWEGGDPGVANQKSPTCLLLTPELRFHSFGFAARDSYHDLDPEEAKHWLYFDKFKMKIHSTSDLTMMTELESVSGRRVRAIEVFAHALRFFREHVLKEVKDQCSSVLEGDEVRWVITVPAVWRQPAKQFMREAAYLAGLVARDSAEQLLIALEPEAASIYCRKLRLHQVIDLSQRPMTNGLDLDGPRPFDSSFRQAREQLRRARHSRTFLVESGTGELWSEMKTGDKYMVADCGGGTVDLTVHQIEQPQGTLKELYKASGGPYGAVGVDLAFEAMLCKIFGTDFIGTFKAKRPAAWVDLTIAFEARKRTAAPSRTSALNISLPFSFIDFYKRHCGQSVETALRKSNMNIVKWSSQGMLRLTAEATNELFQPTISKIIKHIEDLMEKEEVKNVSFLFLVGGFAESPMLQRAVQNSLGQRCRIIIPQDVGLTILKGAVLFGLDPTVVRVRRCPLTYGVGVLNRFVEGRHPHEKLLIKDGRQWCTDILDRFVCTDQSVALGEVVRRSYTPARVGQKKIILNIYCCTSDDVVYITDAGVRKCGTITLDLPESETNAIGNGVNAGALERREIRATMQFGDTEIKVTAVDMATGGQVKASIDFLSN, from the exons ATGATGGCAGAACTCCTGCAGCCCAGCACTAACAGTCTCCAGGTCCCAG ATGATGACAGATCCAGGTCTACATCTCCAAGCAGCTCTCCTTCTCCCTACAGAAACGACTGCAGTATCGCTCCAATCACTCCCTCGCCCTCTCCG AGGGCTGAGATGAGACCACGTGTTGCAAGCCCGTTTTCTGTAGTGGTGGCTATTGATTTTGGCACTACGTCCAGTGGCTATGCCTTCAGTTTCACAGAGGACCCAGAGGTCATCCATATGATGAG GCGATGGGAGGGTGGAGATCCAGGTGTGGCAAACCAGAAGAGCCCAACCTGCTTGCTGCTGACCCCTGAGCTGCGCTTCCACAGTTTCGGATTTGCAGCACGAGACAGCTACCATGATTTGGATCCTGAAGAAGCTAAACACTGGCTCTACTTCGACAAGTTCAAGATGAAGATTCATAGCACTAGT GACCTCACAATGATGACAGAGCTGGAGTCAGTGAGCGGAAGGAGAGTTCGGGCCATTGAGGTTTTTGCACATGCTTTAAGATTCTTCCGGGagcatgttttaaaa GAGGTGAAGGACCAGTGTTCATCTGTACTGGAGGGTGATGAAGTGAGATGGGTCATCACTGTTCCTGCTGTGTGGAGACAACCAGCCAAGCAGTTCATGAGAGAGGCTGCTTACCTG gCAGGTCTTGTGGCTAGAGACTCGGCTGAGCAGCTGCTTATTGCACTTGAACCTGAAGCTGCCTCAATCTATTGCAGAAAGCTCCGCCTTCATCAGGTCATTGACCTTAGCCAGAGACCAATGACCAATGGCCTGGACCTGGATGGGCCCCGTCCCTTTGATTCCAGCTTCAGGCAAG cacgTGAACAGCTTCGCAGGGCCAGACACAGCCGAACATTCCTTGTCGAGAGTGGAACTGGGGAACTGTGGTCTGAGATGAAGACAG GTGACAAGTACATGGTGGCAGACTGTGGTGGCGGGACAGTGGATCTCACAGTACATCAAATTGAGCAGCCTCAGGGAACATTGAAGGAGCTGTACAAAGCATCAG GGGGTCCGTACGGCGCTGTAGGTGTAGACCTGGCTTTTGAGGCCATGCTGTGTAAGATATTTGGGACAGACTTCATTGGAACATTTAAAGCCAAGCGTCCAGCTGCCTGGGTGGATCTGACCATCGCCTTCGAGGCCCGCAAACGCACAGCAGCCCCAAGCAGAACGAGTGCACTCAACATTTCCCTGCCCTTTTCCTTCATCGACTTCTACAAGAGGCACTGCGGCCAGAGCGTGGAGACAGCATTACGCAAGAGCAA TATGAATATAGTAAAATGGTCTTCTCAAGGGATGCTAAGGCTCACGGCAGAGGCGACAAATGAGCTTTTTCAGCCTACCATTAGCAAGATCATCAAACACATTG AGGACCTGATGGAGAAGGAGGAAGTAAAGAATGTAAGCTTCCTCTTTTTGGTCGGTGGCTTCGCTGAGTCTCCTATGCTCCAACGTGCAGTCCAGAATTCACTGGGCCAGCGCTGTCGGATCATCATACCCCAGGATGTGGGTCTTACCATTTTGAAGGGGGCAGTGCTGTTTGGCTTGGACCCCACAGTCGTGCGAGTGCGCCGGTGCCCGTTAACGTACGGAGTCGGTGTCTTGAACCGCTTCGTTGAAGGTCGTCATCCACATGAGAAACTTCTCATCAAAGATGGCCGTCAGTGGTGCACAGACATCCTCGATCGTTTCGTTTGCACTGACCAGTCTGTGGCCTTGGGAGAGGTGGTTAGGCGGAGCTACACCCCAGCCAGGGTGGgacaaaaaaagattatattaaatatttactgcTGCACCAGTGATGATGTGGTGTACATTACAGATGCTGGAGTTAGAAAGTGTGGCACCATAACTCTGGATTTGCCCGAGTCAGAGACAAACGCCATCGGCAACGGTGTGAACGCAGGAGCACTTGAGCGCAGGGAGATACGAGCCACCATGCAGTTCGGAGACACCGAAATTAAAGTGACTGCTGTAGACATGGCCACAGGGGGACAGGTCAAGGCCTCTATTGACTTCCTGTCCAACTAA